From a region of the Deltaproteobacteria bacterium genome:
- a CDS encoding histidine phosphatase family protein, translating to MKGSQVECCLIRHGETRSNLEKVYAGSSREGLTPRGEEECRLLGRALKGRG from the coding sequence ATGAAGGGGAGTCAGGTCGAATGCTGTCTGATTAGGCATGGTGAGACTCGGTCGAATCTCGAAAAGGTATATGCCGGTTCCAGTCGAGAAGGGCTGACTCCGCGCGGTGAAGAGGAGTGTCGCCTCCTGGGCCGTGCCCTGAAAGGGAGGGG
- a CDS encoding SIS domain-containing protein — protein sequence MGREIIEEYVRQVTETISRIPVEKIERVVNMIYQAYARDRQIFILGNGGSASTASHFCCDLGKGAVVDGKRRLRVVSLNDNTALLTAYANDFGYESVFVEQLKNLIQRGDVVICITGSGNSPNVLRAIQFANERGAQTIGFLGFGGGKAMEIVTEHVTVDNSNYGQVEDVHMLLCHLVSQYFRDMVMNGG from the coding sequence ATGGGAAGGGAGATCATCGAGGAATACGTAAGACAGGTGACAGAGACCATATCTCGGATTCCCGTTGAGAAGATAGAGAGGGTTGTGAACATGATCTACCAGGCTTACGCCCGGGACAGGCAGATATTCATTCTGGGGAACGGGGGGAGCGCGTCGACCGCTTCCCACTTCTGCTGCGACCTGGGTAAGGGAGCGGTGGTGGATGGGAAGCGGCGCCTGCGGGTGGTGAGTCTGAATGACAATACGGCCCTTTTGACTGCTTATGCCAACGATTTCGGGTATGAAAGCGTGTTTGTAGAGCAATTGAAGAATCTCATACAAAGGGGAGACGTGGTCATCTGCATCACAGGATCCGGGAATTCACCGAACGTGCTCCGGGCTATCCAATTTGCAAATGAGAGGGGAGCCCAGACGATCGGCTTCCTAGGTTTCGGAGGGGGTAAAGCCATGGAGATTGTGACAGAACACGTTACCGTGGACAATTCCAACTACGGCCAGGTCGAGGACGTCCACATGTTGTTGTGCCACCTGGTGAGCCAGTACTTCCGAGACATGGTGATGAACGGCGGATGA
- a CDS encoding nucleotidyltransferase family protein: MKAFLLAAGKGSRLRPLTDRIPKCLVPIRGKPLLQIWLEQLARYGVAEVLINAHHHADQVEAFLQSRRGKPRIRLVHEPVLLGSGGTVWANRDFVSGEDDFWVIYGDNLSCANLREMEAFHRAHGGIATIGLFRCERPTECGIAVLDESDRILDFEEKPTSPKGDLANGGIYLLSREIFHEVCWDVAMPLDFGFHVLPQLRGKMYGYVIHDYHMDIGTPAGYERAQGECPEYLAE, translated from the coding sequence ATGAAGGCCTTCCTCCTGGCCGCAGGAAAGGGATCGCGGCTTCGGCCCTTGACCGATCGGATACCCAAGTGCCTGGTTCCCATCCGGGGTAAACCGCTGTTGCAGATTTGGCTGGAGCAGTTGGCCCGTTACGGGGTAGCGGAGGTTCTGATCAATGCTCATCACCATGCAGACCAAGTCGAGGCTTTCTTGCAAAGCCGGCGTGGAAAGCCCCGGATCAGGCTTGTTCATGAGCCGGTCCTGCTGGGTAGCGGGGGGACCGTTTGGGCGAACAGGGATTTTGTTTCGGGGGAGGACGATTTCTGGGTGATCTACGGGGATAATCTCAGTTGTGCAAACCTCCGGGAAATGGAGGCTTTCCATCGGGCCCATGGGGGAATTGCGACCATCGGGCTTTTCCGGTGCGAAAGGCCCACCGAATGCGGTATCGCCGTGCTGGATGAGAGCGACAGGATCTTGGACTTCGAGGAGAAACCTACGAGCCCCAAGGGCGACCTGGCAAACGGGGGGATCTACCTGCTGAGCAGGGAGATCTTCCACGAGGTTTGTTGGGATGTGGCAATGCCGTTGGATTTTGGCTTTCACGTTCTTCCACAGCTTCGGGGGAAGATGTACGGCTATGTGATCCATGATTACCACATGGACATCGGGACACCGGCCGGCTACGAGCGGGCCCAAGGGGAGTGTCCTGAATACCTGGCAGAGTGA
- a CDS encoding SDR family NAD(P)-dependent oxidoreductase — translation MKALVTGGAGFIGSHTADALLERGYEVRILDSLQAAVHPKGKPPWLPKEAEFIQGDVRDRETLARALRGVRVVFYFSSYQDYLPDFSTFFHVNSVSTALIHELILAESREGMKRAGKVEKVIVASSQAVYGEGQYSCRNGLCSNRNAVIQPETRHEEQLRRKQWEVLCPECGEPMTPLRLSEVYHNPYNAYAISKLAEEMAAVRLGRLHGIPTVALRYSIVQGPRQSLYNQYSGICRIFCLRLLNDLPPIIYEDGFQKRDYTHIRDVVEANMLVLEKGRADYQVFNVGSGLEITVREYAEALTRKLGKDIAPLIPGEYRVGDNRHSLSDVSKLRALGWIPRRGLNQILEDYLAWIQDQGDVKQYFTQAESELREKGVVRKAGKG, via the coding sequence ATGAAAGCGCTCGTAACAGGGGGAGCCGGCTTCATAGGCTCGCATACGGCAGACGCCCTCCTGGAAAGAGGATACGAGGTGCGCATCCTCGACAGCCTCCAGGCGGCGGTACATCCCAAGGGCAAACCCCCTTGGTTGCCCAAGGAGGCGGAGTTCATCCAGGGGGATGTGCGAGACAGAGAGACCCTGGCGCGGGCCCTGAGGGGTGTGCGAGTGGTTTTTTATTTTTCCTCCTACCAGGATTATCTGCCCGATTTCAGCACGTTTTTCCACGTGAACAGCGTGAGCACGGCCCTGATTCATGAATTGATACTCGCGGAGAGCAGAGAGGGTATGAAGAGGGCTGGAAAGGTCGAAAAAGTGATCGTGGCGTCGAGTCAGGCGGTCTACGGGGAAGGGCAGTACTCATGCAGGAATGGGTTGTGCAGCAACAGAAATGCAGTGATACAACCGGAGACTCGGCACGAAGAACAGCTTCGAAGGAAGCAATGGGAGGTTCTCTGTCCCGAGTGTGGAGAGCCCATGACCCCCCTGAGGTTGAGTGAAGTATATCATAATCCGTACAATGCGTATGCCATAAGCAAACTCGCCGAGGAGATGGCCGCGGTCCGGCTGGGCAGGCTCCACGGCATCCCGACCGTGGCCTTAAGGTACTCCATCGTTCAAGGTCCGCGGCAGTCGCTTTATAACCAGTATTCGGGAATCTGCCGGATATTTTGTCTTCGCCTGCTGAACGATCTTCCGCCCATCATATATGAAGATGGATTTCAGAAAAGGGACTATACACATATCAGAGACGTTGTGGAGGCCAATATGCTGGTCCTTGAGAAAGGGCGGGCCGACTACCAGGTGTTCAACGTGGGAAGCGGGCTGGAGATCACGGTACGGGAGTATGCCGAGGCCCTGACGCGAAAACTCGGCAAGGATATAGCCCCCTTAATCCCGGGGGAGTACCGTGTTGGAGATAATCGTCACAGCCTCTCGGATGTCTCCAAGCTCAGGGCGCTCGGTTGGATACCTCGTCGCGGGCTGAATCAGATCCTGGAAGACTACCTGGCTTGGATCCAAGACCAGGGAGATGTAAAGCAGTACTTCACCCAGGCGGAAAGCGAGTTGAGGGAAAAGGGGGTAGTCCGCAAGGCTGGAAAAGGCTGA
- a CDS encoding GHMP kinase — translation MIIVRTPLRLSFVGGGSDLKEFYHRKEGMVVSSAIDKFVYVIVKERFDDLIYLNYSQKECVRCVDEIQHDLVREAMKMTGIEKGVEITTLADVPSEGSGMGSSSSVTVGLLHAFYAYNNVLVTAEQLAEQACRIEIDIIGKPIGRQDQYAAAHGGLNQYIFKTDDTTERVPVTVDNGTLRKFSSSLLLYYTGVTRSADAILSEQRERYSAREKFDVMCEMVSLVEPFKRAVQEGDLETCGRLMDRNWHLKKTMASRISNGKIEAMYEKAKKAGALGGKIAGAGGGGFLMLLVPRDKQNSVFEAMREYRELPFMLERSGSKVIFDDRSYSSR, via the coding sequence ATGATCATAGTGAGGACACCGCTTCGTTTGAGTTTCGTCGGTGGAGGGTCTGACCTGAAGGAATTCTACCATCGAAAGGAGGGGATGGTCGTCAGTTCGGCCATCGACAAATTTGTGTATGTGATCGTCAAGGAAAGATTCGATGACTTGATCTATCTCAACTATTCACAAAAGGAGTGTGTAAGATGCGTCGACGAGATTCAGCACGACCTGGTGCGGGAAGCCATGAAAATGACCGGTATCGAGAAGGGGGTGGAGATCACCACCCTGGCGGACGTTCCTTCTGAAGGATCCGGCATGGGGAGTTCGAGCTCCGTTACCGTGGGGCTGCTTCACGCTTTCTACGCATACAATAACGTACTCGTAACTGCAGAACAGCTTGCAGAGCAGGCTTGCCGCATCGAGATAGACATCATAGGCAAGCCGATCGGCCGGCAGGATCAGTATGCCGCCGCTCACGGCGGTCTAAACCAGTATATCTTCAAGACGGACGATACGACCGAGAGGGTCCCCGTGACGGTGGATAACGGGACTTTGCGAAAATTTTCTTCGTCCTTGCTTCTTTACTATACAGGGGTTACACGAAGTGCGGACGCCATCCTGTCCGAGCAAAGGGAGAGGTATTCTGCTCGCGAGAAATTCGATGTGATGTGCGAGATGGTCTCTCTCGTGGAGCCCTTCAAGAGAGCAGTACAGGAAGGGGATCTGGAGACCTGTGGTCGGCTCATGGATCGAAACTGGCATCTGAAGAAAACAATGGCCTCACGGATAAGCAATGGTAAGATAGAGGCTATGTACGAGAAGGCGAAGAAAGCAGGTGCCCTGGGCGGCAAGATTGCCGGTGCCGGTGGTGGTGGATTTCTCATGTTGCTGGTGCCGAGGGACAAGCAGAATTCCGTGTTTGAGGCGATGCGAGAGTACCGGGAGTTACCGTTCATGCTTGAGAGAAGCGGAAGCAAAGTGATTTTTGACGATCGGAGTTATTCCAGCAGGTGA